The DNA window CTGCAGTGCAAAGGGGACGAATCATGACGGGATCTTTCCGCAAGACACGCAATCTCGCTTTGATGGCCGCCGTGGCAATGGTGGCATCCTGCTCTCCCACCACCAGTGACAGTGCCAAGCCGCGTCATGAATTCAACATCGGCTGGTCAATCTACACCGGCTGGATGCCATGGCCTTATGCGCATCAGGCTGGTATCGTGAAGAAGTGGGAAGATAAATACGGCATCAAGATCAACATCGTTCAGGTGAATGATTATGTTGAGTCGGTCAATCAATACACCGCCGGAAAATTCGATGGCGTGACGGTGACCAATATGGATGCCCTCACCATCCCGGCTGCGGGTGGCAAGGACACCAGCGCGATCATCCTGGGTGATTATTCCAACGGCAATGACGGCATTCTGGTCAAGGGTGGCGACAAGGTCGGGGATATCAAGGGCAAGTCGATCTATCTGGCCGAGCTGACGGTGTCGCATTATCTGCTGGCTCGCGCGCTCGATACCGCCAAACTGTCCTTCAACGATGTGAAGACGGTCAACACCTCGGACGCAGATATTGTCGGCGCCTTTGCCAGCCCCGATGTGAAGGCGGCGGTGGCTTGGAACCCGCAGCGTTCGACGATGAAGGCGCAGGCGGGCGTGAAGCAGGTCTTCAGCTCTGCCGATGTGCCGGGCGAAATCCTCGATCTGCTGGTGGTCGATACCAACACGCTCAAAGCCAACCCCAATCTGGGCAAGGCGCTGGCGGGCATCTGGTACGATACGATCAAGCTGATGACGCAGCAGAATGCCAAGGGGCAGGAAGCGCGCGCGCAGATGGCCAAGCTGGCCGGCGCCAAGCCCGATGTCTTCGACAGCCAGATTGCCACGACCTATCTCTATGACGATCCCAAGTCTGCCGTTGCCGCCACCACCGCTCCCGCGCTGGAAACGACGATGAAGCGGGTGCGCGATTTCAGCTTCTCCAAGGGGCTGTTCAAAGGCGCGACTTCGGCCGATGCGGTGGGGATTGGCTTCCCCGGTGGCAAGACCTTGGGCGACAGCCAGCATGTCACCCTGCGCTTCGACGAAAGCTTCATGAAAATGGCCGCCGACGGCAAGCTGTGATCGCGTGGGATTTCGCTCCATCAAGGTGATGACACGATGCGTTGGGTAAACCGTCACATGCGGCGACAGGACCGCCTGTTTTTGGGCGGGCTGCCGATTGCGCTGTTGCTGCTGCTCTATCTCTTCACGGCGATGCAGCGCCACAGCATCAATCCGGCGGACAAGATCCTGCCGCTGCCCGCCGGCATGGCGCAGAGCCTTGGCGCGTTGATGGCGCAGCCCGACCCGCTTTCGGGCAAGCTGATCTTTGTGGCCGACACTATGGCCAGTCTTGAAAGGCTTGGCATCGGCATCGGCATTTCCACGCTGATCGCGCTGTTTGCGGGCCTCGCGCTGGGCGTGCTGCCGCCGGTACGCGCCACCTTCGGGCCGCTGGTGACGGGCATTGCGGTGATCCCGCCGATTGCCTTGCTGCCGATCCTGTTTATCGCGCTGGGGCTGGGCGAGACCGCCAAGATCGCGCTCATTGTGCTGGGTATTGCGCCTGCCATGCTGCGCGATCTGGCGGGCCATGTTGCAGCCCTGCCGCGCGAACAGATCATCAAGGCGCAGACCCTGGGCGCGGGCAGTTGGCAGATCATGATCCGCGTTGCCCTGCCTCAGGCCATGCCGCGTTTGCTGCAGGTGGTGCGCCTGTCGCTCGGGCCCGCATGGGTGTTCCTGATTTCGGCCGAGGCGATCGCTTCGGATGTCGGCCTTGGTTATCGGATCTTTCTGGTGCGGCGTTATCTGGCGATGGATGTGATCATCCCCTATGTCGTGTGGATCGCCTTGCTGGCGATCCTGATGGATGCCGTGCTGGCGCTGATGAGCCGTCGTCTCTTCCCCTGGGCCCATGGAGCAAGCCATTGAGCGCGCTCCTCAGCCTGTGCGGCGTCTGGGTCGAATATGGCGACAAGGTCGTGCTGGAGAAGGTCGACCTCGATGTCGAGGCGGGTTCCTTCGTCTCCATTGTCGGCCCGTCGGGCGCTGGCAAGAGCAGCTTCCTGCGCGTCATCCTCGGGCAAGAGGTGCCGACACGGGGCTCCATCCTGCTCGACGGCGTACCGCTGGCCCCGGAATGCGGGCCGGATCGCGGCGTGGTCTTCCAGCGCTATTCGGTGTTTCCGCATCTGACGGCGCTGCGCAATGTGGTCTTCGGGCTGGAATGCGAAAAGGCGCCACTGGCCGCAAGGCTTTTCGGCAGTGCCCGCCGCGCCGCCGAGGAAGAGGCCGCCGCCATGCTCAAGGCGGTGGGGCTGGGCGACAGCCTGTATCTCTACCCGGCGCAAATGTCGGGCGGCATGCAGCAGCGTCTGGCCATCGCTCAGGCGCTGATCAAGCGCCCGCGCATCCTGCTGCTCGACGAGCCCTTCGGCGCGCTCGATCCCGGCATTCGCGCCGATATGCACGCGCTGATCCGCCAATTGTGGAGCGATTACGCGCTGACCATCATCATGGTCACGCATGATATCCGCGAGGCTTTCAGCCTTGGCACCCGCGTTCTGGCGCTCGACAAGCGCCGCCATGATCCGCATGCGCCGCATCGTTATGGCGCCACGGCGGTCTATGATCTGCGGCTCGATCGGAAAGGGCAGCCTTCCCTCGGTATTACCGTTGACAACAATGGTAATAAATTGGAGGGTGCAGCATGAGTTCAGAATCGACCCTGGCCCGGCTGAGCATCAGCCTGCCCGCCGACCTCTTCCGACAGCTTGATATGATGGTGGAAGAACGGGAATTGCCCTCCCGCTCGCAGCTGATTTCCGAGCTGATCCGCCATGCCCTGGCCGAGCATGAAGCGCTGATCCGCCCCGAGGAGATGCTCGCGGGCACGATCACGCTGGTCTATCGCGGTGAGCGTGGGCGCGTGCGCCACCAGCTCGCCCAGACCGAAGCCGAATTTCTGCGTGAGGTGATTTCCGCGCAGCATGTCTTCCTTGAGGACGACCAGTCGCTGGAGGTCCTGCTGGTGCAGGGCCCGGCGATCCGTCTGAAGGAGCTGTGTGACTCGCTGCGCCGGGTGCGCGGCGTGCAGCAGCTTGAACTCGTCACCACCACGGCGCTCCTGCCGCCCCTTCATGAACAGGGGCATGAGCAGAATGCCAAGCGGAAAGGAACAGGCGAATGAGCCAGATTTTGGCCAACCCTCTGGCCGCGCGCGATCACGCCCGCGCCATGGGCGGCACGCAGGTCGATACCATGCCGATCATCCCCCCGGTTGCCACCGACCTGCCCGAGGATGTGGCCGCAGAGGATCTGCTGTGGGAAGAGACCATCGCAGCGGGCGGCTATGCCACGCGGCGTCTGTCGCGCGGCACGCGGCTGCGGCTGATCGACCTGCAGGGCGATGCCTGCGCCTCGCTGATGCTCTTCAACGCCGAGATGCCGACCGAAAGGCTCAATGTCGCCGATACGGTCAAGATCCAGTGGAACGCCTATCTGGAGGCCGGCAAGCTGCTGCTTTCGGATATGGGCCGCGTGCTGATGAGCATTCTGGAGGATGACGCGGAAACCCACGACACCTTCTGCGGCACCTCCAATGAAGCGGTCAACACGCGCAAATATGGTGATGGCCGCAACAGCGGGGCCTTTCCCAATGGGCACGACCGCTTGCTGCTGGGCGCTGCCAAGCACGGGCTTGGCCGCCGCGACGTTCACCCCTGCATCAACCTGTTCAAGGGCACGCGCATCGAGGCGGACGGCACGATCACCCCGGTGATCGGCCCCTTCGATGTGGGCCGCAGCGTGACCCTGCGCGCGGAGATGGATGTGATCGTGGTCATCGCCAACTGCCCCCATGTGCTTGACCCGCGTGAGGCGTGGAGCGTCTCGCCGCTGCGCGTCTCCGCCTGGCGCGGCGCGGTCACGCCCACCCAGGACCCCATTCGCAATGCGACGCCGGAGGGCCTGCGCGCCTTCCAGAACGTC is part of the Novosphingobium sp. genome and encodes:
- a CDS encoding CopG family ribbon-helix-helix protein; this translates as MSSESTLARLSISLPADLFRQLDMMVEERELPSRSQLISELIRHALAEHEALIRPEEMLAGTITLVYRGERGRVRHQLAQTEAEFLREVISAQHVFLEDDQSLEVLLVQGPAIRLKELCDSLRRVRGVQQLELVTTTALLPPLHEQGHEQNAKRKGTGE
- a CDS encoding ABC transporter permease; the protein is MRWVNRHMRRQDRLFLGGLPIALLLLLYLFTAMQRHSINPADKILPLPAGMAQSLGALMAQPDPLSGKLIFVADTMASLERLGIGIGISTLIALFAGLALGVLPPVRATFGPLVTGIAVIPPIALLPILFIALGLGETAKIALIVLGIAPAMLRDLAGHVAALPREQIIKAQTLGAGSWQIMIRVALPQAMPRLLQVVRLSLGPAWVFLISAEAIASDVGLGYRIFLVRRYLAMDVIIPYVVWIALLAILMDAVLALMSRRLFPWAHGASH
- a CDS encoding urea amidolyase associated protein UAAP1, giving the protein MSQILANPLAARDHARAMGGTQVDTMPIIPPVATDLPEDVAAEDLLWEETIAAGGYATRRLSRGTRLRLIDLQGDACASLMLFNAEMPTERLNVADTVKIQWNAYLEAGKLLLSDMGRVLMSILEDDAETHDTFCGTSNEAVNTRKYGDGRNSGAFPNGHDRLLLGAAKHGLGRRDVHPCINLFKGTRIEADGTITPVIGPFDVGRSVTLRAEMDVIVVIANCPHVLDPREAWSVSPLRVSAWRGAVTPTQDPIRNATPEGLRAFQNVEDYYRR
- a CDS encoding putative urea ABC transporter substrate-binding protein yields the protein MTGSFRKTRNLALMAAVAMVASCSPTTSDSAKPRHEFNIGWSIYTGWMPWPYAHQAGIVKKWEDKYGIKINIVQVNDYVESVNQYTAGKFDGVTVTNMDALTIPAAGGKDTSAIILGDYSNGNDGILVKGGDKVGDIKGKSIYLAELTVSHYLLARALDTAKLSFNDVKTVNTSDADIVGAFASPDVKAAVAWNPQRSTMKAQAGVKQVFSSADVPGEILDLLVVDTNTLKANPNLGKALAGIWYDTIKLMTQQNAKGQEARAQMAKLAGAKPDVFDSQIATTYLYDDPKSAVAATTAPALETTMKRVRDFSFSKGLFKGATSADAVGIGFPGGKTLGDSQHVTLRFDESFMKMAADGKL
- a CDS encoding ATP-binding cassette domain-containing protein, which produces MSALLSLCGVWVEYGDKVVLEKVDLDVEAGSFVSIVGPSGAGKSSFLRVILGQEVPTRGSILLDGVPLAPECGPDRGVVFQRYSVFPHLTALRNVVFGLECEKAPLAARLFGSARRAAEEEAAAMLKAVGLGDSLYLYPAQMSGGMQQRLAIAQALIKRPRILLLDEPFGALDPGIRADMHALIRQLWSDYALTIIMVTHDIREAFSLGTRVLALDKRRHDPHAPHRYGATAVYDLRLDRKGQPSLGITVDNNGNKLEGAA